Proteins from a genomic interval of Methanofollis formosanus:
- a CDS encoding DNA-directed RNA polymerase subunit N: MIPVRCVTCGKVISPAWEEFKQRREAGEDPKEILDDLGLKRYCCRRMLLTHKEIVEDINPYQ; this comes from the coding sequence ATGATCCCGGTACGTTGCGTAACATGCGGCAAGGTGATCTCCCCCGCATGGGAAGAATTCAAACAGCGACGGGAGGCAGGCGAGGATCCCAAAGAGATCCTCGATGATCTCGGTTTGAAGCGGTACTGCTGCAGACGGATGCTGCTCACTCACAAAGAGATTGTGGAGGACATCAATCCGTACCAGTGA
- the eno gene encoding phosphopyruvate hydratase, translated as MTEIEKIVLRTIQDSRGNPTVEAEIYTAFGFGRAAAPSGASTGTWEAKVRPPREAIAAAREHLLPELVGRDAADQAGFDAILHEIDGTPDFSNIGANVAVALSLASAKAAADAIGADLFRYLGGAFAQKTPLPLGNVIGGGAHAANATDIQEFLIVPTGASCADEAVFANAAVHKKVKELLVAAGKGCGKGDEGAWAPRIQDIEAFELLQEAVGAVSDELNFAISMGVDVAASELWDGETYTYKDAKRSTEDQIAYIADLVDRYNLVYVEDPLQEEDFEGFAELTSQVGDRCLICGDDLYVTNTERITRGIETEASNCVLIKPNQIGTLTDTYEAVHLAHTHGMETVMSHRSGETTDETIAHLATAFECIFLKCGVVGGERIAKLNELLRIEELI; from the coding sequence ATGACTGAGATTGAGAAAATTGTACTGAGGACGATCCAGGACAGTCGGGGCAACCCGACCGTTGAGGCGGAGATCTACACTGCGTTTGGTTTTGGCCGGGCGGCAGCGCCGAGCGGGGCGTCGACCGGCACCTGGGAAGCAAAGGTGCGGCCGCCCCGCGAGGCGATCGCAGCAGCACGCGAGCACCTCCTGCCCGAACTCGTCGGCAGAGACGCCGCCGATCAGGCGGGCTTCGACGCCATTCTCCATGAGATCGACGGGACGCCCGACTTCTCGAACATCGGTGCGAACGTCGCGGTTGCACTCTCCCTGGCCTCTGCCAAGGCTGCAGCAGATGCAATCGGGGCCGACCTCTTCAGGTACCTCGGCGGGGCCTTCGCCCAGAAGACACCCCTGCCCCTGGGCAATGTCATCGGCGGCGGGGCACACGCGGCCAATGCCACCGACATCCAGGAGTTCCTGATCGTACCGACCGGTGCGTCCTGTGCGGACGAGGCGGTCTTCGCCAATGCCGCGGTGCACAAGAAGGTGAAAGAGCTCCTGGTCGCAGCCGGCAAGGGCTGCGGCAAGGGCGACGAAGGGGCATGGGCACCCAGGATCCAGGACATCGAGGCATTCGAACTGCTTCAGGAAGCCGTGGGTGCGGTCTCCGACGAACTGAACTTTGCGATCAGCATGGGTGTCGATGTTGCGGCCTCGGAACTCTGGGACGGCGAGACCTACACATACAAGGACGCAAAGCGGTCGACGGAAGACCAGATAGCCTATATTGCCGACCTGGTCGACCGGTACAACCTGGTCTATGTCGAAGACCCCCTCCAGGAGGAGGACTTCGAGGGCTTTGCCGAGCTCACCAGCCAGGTCGGGGACCGGTGCCTCATCTGTGGCGACGACCTCTATGTCACCAACACCGAGCGGATCACCAGAGGCATCGAGACCGAGGCGTCCAACTGTGTGCTCATCAAACCCAACCAGATCGGGACCCTGACCGACACGTACGAAGCGGTGCACCTCGCCCATACCCATGGTATGGAGACGGTGATGAGCCACCGCTCAGGTGAAACAACTGACGAGACCATCGCCCATCTCGCCACCGCGTTCGAGTGTATCTTCCTCAAGTGCGGGGTCGTAGGCGGCGAGCGGATAGCAAAACTGAATGAACTGTTACGCATTGAGGAGCTGATCTAA
- the amrB gene encoding AmmeMemoRadiSam system protein B → METRKCSVSGMYYPGDPAHLEQFLGMVFQEAGEPDMPDASGIVSPHAGYPYSGAVAARAFAAISSSFDGTFIVIGPSHEGFMTCASKLPWETPLGIVDTDTELVEAIGVPVDERAHAGEHSIEVQVPFIKYRFPRARIAPIMMGDQSMESAKALASAIVRAVQETGREVRVVASSDFSHYVPQDLARHVDLQAIEALESLDVPEFYRRIKFLNVSACGYGPIATMVLAARALGATRGKLLSYTTSGNITGDPIVVGYAAVAAV, encoded by the coding sequence ATGGAGACGAGAAAATGCAGCGTCTCTGGCATGTATTACCCGGGCGACCCGGCTCACCTTGAGCAGTTCCTCGGGATGGTCTTCCAGGAGGCCGGAGAACCCGACATGCCCGATGCCTCCGGCATCGTCTCCCCCCACGCAGGCTACCCCTATTCAGGGGCCGTGGCGGCCCGAGCATTCGCCGCCATTTCATCCTCTTTTGACGGGACATTTATCGTCATCGGCCCGAGTCATGAAGGATTCATGACCTGTGCCTCGAAACTTCCCTGGGAGACCCCTCTCGGGATCGTCGATACCGACACCGAGCTCGTCGAGGCGATCGGGGTGCCGGTGGACGAGCGGGCCCATGCCGGCGAACACTCGATCGAGGTGCAGGTGCCCTTCATCAAGTACCGCTTCCCACGGGCACGGATCGCTCCCATCATGATGGGAGACCAGAGCATGGAGAGCGCCAAGGCGCTGGCGTCGGCGATCGTGCGCGCCGTTCAGGAGACCGGACGGGAGGTGCGGGTCGTGGCATCGAGTGACTTCTCGCACTATGTCCCCCAGGACCTTGCCAGGCACGTGGACCTGCAGGCGATCGAGGCGCTGGAGAGTCTGGACGTCCCCGAGTTTTACCGGCGGATCAAATTCCTGAACGTCAGCGCCTGCGGGTACGGACCGATCGCAACGATGGTCCTTGCGGCCAGAGCCCTGGGTGCGACCAGAGGAAAACTGCTCTCTTATACCACGAGCGGAAACATTACCGGAGATCCGATCGTCGTCGGGTACGCGGCGGTAGCGGCGGTGTAG
- a CDS encoding isopentenyl phosphate kinase codes for MDNRITLLKLGGSIVTDKAGTGGVEYARLATLAGVIAARPDLRLVLVHGAGSCGHPEAKEYHIQDGVGPANKAGIAVTHEAVAGLNRAVVAALRAHGVDAIGVHPLAACRAQSGQLISCECIPIAQLVRLGITPVLHGDVVMDARRGACIISGDQIIRYLAIALEAGRVGLATDVPGVLDEGAVVPEITRDTVGRLSIGCSGNTDVTGGMKGKITELLALADAGVESHIFHISRIEDFLDEKDHGGTIVRR; via the coding sequence ATGGATAACAGAATCACACTGCTCAAACTCGGCGGGAGCATCGTCACCGACAAGGCCGGCACCGGGGGCGTCGAGTATGCGCGCCTAGCGACGCTCGCCGGAGTGATCGCGGCCAGGCCCGATCTCCGGCTGGTCCTGGTCCATGGTGCGGGGTCCTGCGGGCACCCGGAGGCGAAGGAGTACCACATCCAGGACGGCGTCGGCCCTGCGAACAAAGCAGGGATCGCCGTCACCCACGAGGCGGTCGCCGGGCTCAACCGGGCGGTGGTGGCGGCACTGCGTGCACACGGCGTGGACGCGATCGGTGTCCACCCCCTCGCCGCGTGCCGTGCCCAGAGCGGACAACTCATATCCTGTGAGTGCATACCTATAGCTCAACTGGTGCGGCTGGGCATCACCCCGGTCCTTCATGGGGACGTGGTGATGGACGCACGCCGCGGTGCCTGTATCATTTCAGGTGACCAGATCATCCGGTACCTCGCCATCGCGCTCGAGGCGGGACGGGTCGGGCTTGCAACCGACGTCCCGGGCGTCCTCGACGAGGGAGCGGTCGTACCGGAGATCACAAGGGACACAGTCGGACGTCTGTCTATCGGGTGTTCAGGGAACACCGACGTCACCGGCGGCATGAAAGGGAAGATCACCGAACTGCTCGCACTTGCCGACGCGGGAGTGGAGTCGCATATATTCCATATATCCCGGATCGAGGACTTCCTCGACGAAAAAGATCACGGCGGAACGATAGTCAGAAGGTGA
- a CDS encoding RNase J family beta-CASP ribonuclease yields MDIEIVAVGGYNEVGRNMTAVRCGKEIVVFDMGLRLDQIMIHEDAELENMHSLDLIEMKAIPDDTMMNTVEGTVKAIVCTHGHLDHIGAIPKLAHRYNAPIIGTPYTIELIKQQIQGEQKFGVNNKLQVLRSGNRYRISQNLTLEFVRMQHSIIDTVMAVLHTKRGAVVYANDFKLDRTPVLGDPPDFARLRQIGKEGVVALVVESTNIDRKGRAPSERIAKELVRDTMTSYEDDKSAIIVSTFSSHISRIKTIAECAYEIGRKPVLLGRSMERYSTTAEQLKLVAFPKNLSVFGNRRTVDRTFRQIMKNGKDKYVPIVTGHQGEPGAILTRMAHGDTPFKMSKGDKVLFSAKVIPNPMNYGQRHLVETLLRMQGARIFDDLHVSGHAYREDHYELIHLLNPQHIIPSHGDIDMTGGYLRFAEGCGYTLNNDIHILRNGQRVLIK; encoded by the coding sequence ATGGATATTGAGATCGTTGCAGTGGGCGGCTATAACGAAGTCGGCCGAAACATGACCGCCGTCCGCTGCGGAAAGGAGATCGTCGTCTTCGATATGGGGCTGCGGCTCGACCAGATCATGATCCACGAGGATGCAGAACTCGAAAACATGCATTCCCTGGACCTGATCGAGATGAAGGCCATCCCTGACGACACCATGATGAACACCGTCGAGGGGACGGTGAAAGCGATCGTGTGTACGCACGGTCACCTGGACCATATCGGTGCGATCCCCAAACTCGCCCACCGATACAATGCTCCCATCATCGGGACGCCGTATACCATCGAACTGATCAAGCAGCAGATCCAGGGCGAACAGAAGTTCGGGGTGAACAACAAACTCCAGGTGCTGCGGTCAGGCAACCGGTACCGCATCTCCCAGAACCTCACCCTCGAGTTTGTGCGGATGCAGCACTCGATCATCGACACGGTGATGGCGGTGCTCCACACCAAGCGCGGGGCGGTGGTGTACGCCAACGACTTCAAACTCGACCGGACGCCGGTGCTCGGCGACCCGCCCGACTTCGCGCGGCTGCGCCAGATCGGGAAGGAGGGCGTCGTCGCCCTCGTGGTGGAGTCCACCAACATCGACCGGAAAGGGCGGGCGCCGAGCGAGCGAATCGCAAAAGAACTGGTCAGGGACACGATGACCAGTTACGAGGACGACAAGAGTGCGATCATTGTCTCGACCTTCTCGTCCCATATCTCAAGGATCAAGACCATCGCCGAATGTGCGTATGAGATCGGGAGAAAGCCGGTCCTTCTCGGTCGGTCGATGGAGCGCTACTCGACGACGGCGGAGCAGCTCAAACTCGTCGCCTTCCCCAAGAACCTCTCGGTCTTCGGAAACCGGCGGACGGTCGACCGGACATTCCGCCAGATCATGAAGAACGGGAAGGACAAGTATGTCCCGATCGTCACCGGCCACCAGGGCGAGCCCGGGGCGATCCTGACCAGGATGGCCCACGGCGACACGCCGTTCAAGATGTCCAAGGGAGACAAGGTGCTCTTCTCGGCGAAGGTCATCCCGAACCCGATGAACTATGGGCAGCGCCATCTGGTCGAGACGCTCCTGCGGATGCAGGGGGCACGGATCTTCGATGACCTCCATGTGAGCGGGCACGCCTACCGGGAAGACCACTATGAACTGATCCACCTCCTCAACCCGCAACACATCATCCCCTCCCACGGGGACATCGATATGACCGGCGGGTACCTGAGGTTCGCGGAGGGGTGCGGTTACACCCTGAACAACGACATCCATATCCTGAGAAACGGGCAGAGAGTGTTGATCAAATAA
- a CDS encoding 50S ribosomal protein L13 — protein sequence MVTIIDAEGNLLGRLASNVAKRSLQGEEFVIVNAEKAIVSGKRAMVLANYEQKHQRGSVEGGPFFPRRPDLIMKRTIRGMLPYKRQRGADALKNIMVYTGVPAQFQGKEFETIETAGIERLNNPKYVTLGEISKILGSKF from the coding sequence ATGGTGACGATTATCGACGCAGAAGGAAACCTGCTCGGACGACTTGCGAGCAACGTCGCAAAGCGCTCACTTCAGGGCGAAGAGTTCGTGATCGTGAACGCCGAGAAGGCGATCGTCTCAGGCAAGCGTGCCATGGTGCTGGCCAACTACGAGCAGAAGCACCAGCGCGGCTCAGTCGAAGGCGGCCCGTTCTTCCCGCGGCGTCCCGACCTCATTATGAAGCGGACCATTCGCGGCATGCTCCCGTACAAGCGCCAGCGCGGCGCCGATGCCCTGAAGAATATCATGGTCTACACCGGCGTGCCGGCCCAGTTCCAGGGCAAGGAATTCGAGACCATCGAGACCGCAGGGATCGAGCGGCTGAACAACCCGAAGTATGTCACGCTCGGCGAGATCAGCAAGATCCTTGGTTCCAAGTTCTGA
- the mvk gene encoding mevalonate kinase, which yields MATWSAPGKVFLFGEHAVVYGKPGVAMAIKPRVTVTVRKHRHPPRVRSPYIEECFRSTGVKGSVYIRSQIPSSSGLGSSAAVTTATLAAISDEFGLNFSKEEIARRAFAIEKKVQKGRASPTDTYVTTFGGIVLITGDSKRRLPPQNLHLVIGNSQISHSTAKMVEHVAKERQHNPEIVDPILDAIGAVTTQAIKSMNKPQQLGKCMDINHALLEALGVGHPVLSKLVLSSRAAGAFGAKLTGAGGGGCMVALCPKHAKSRVAGAIDAMGARSIITTIDTKGIRKEKDG from the coding sequence GTGGCTACCTGGAGCGCACCCGGCAAGGTCTTCCTTTTTGGCGAGCATGCCGTCGTCTACGGGAAACCGGGGGTGGCAATGGCCATCAAGCCCCGGGTCACCGTGACGGTCAGGAAGCACCGTCATCCCCCGCGGGTGCGTTCACCCTATATCGAGGAGTGTTTCAGGTCGACCGGCGTGAAGGGGAGCGTGTACATCAGGTCCCAGATCCCCTCGTCTTCGGGCCTGGGATCGTCGGCCGCCGTGACCACCGCGACCCTCGCCGCGATCTCAGATGAGTTCGGACTCAATTTTTCAAAAGAAGAGATTGCACGCCGCGCCTTTGCCATCGAGAAGAAGGTCCAGAAGGGGCGGGCGAGCCCGACCGACACCTATGTCACGACCTTCGGCGGGATCGTCCTGATCACCGGAGACTCGAAACGTCGCCTGCCACCACAAAACCTCCACCTGGTCATCGGAAACTCCCAGATCTCTCATTCAACCGCGAAGATGGTGGAGCATGTGGCAAAGGAACGGCAGCACAACCCCGAGATCGTGGACCCCATCCTGGACGCCATCGGCGCGGTGACGACGCAGGCGATCAAGTCGATGAACAAACCGCAACAGCTCGGCAAGTGCATGGACATCAACCACGCCCTCCTCGAGGCCCTCGGCGTCGGCCATCCGGTGCTCTCCAAACTCGTGCTCTCTTCCAGGGCGGCCGGGGCCTTCGGCGCAAAGTTGACCGGGGCCGGTGGCGGCGGGTGTATGGTTGCGCTCTGTCCAAAACACGCGAAGAGCAGAGTTGCAGGTGCGATTGATGCGATGGGGGCACGTTCGATCATCACGACAATCGACACCAAAGGCATACGCAAAGAGAAAGATGGATAA
- the rpsB gene encoding 30S ribosomal protein S2 produces MAEANEMEIVLDEPLAPVEDYLAAGVHIGTQQKSQDMKKFIYRVRGDGLYILDIRSTDERIKTAAKFLSQYDAPKILVVASRQYAQYPARKFAESIGGTSAIGRYIPGTLTNPNFRGYIEPDVVVVTDPMGDVQAVKEAIQNGLPVVGLCDTNNMTKYLDLVIPTNNKGRKALSLIYYLLTKEMLRIRGVSTSLTPEDFETEL; encoded by the coding sequence ATGGCTGAAGCAAATGAGATGGAGATCGTGCTGGACGAGCCCCTCGCGCCGGTGGAAGACTACCTCGCCGCGGGCGTCCACATCGGCACGCAGCAGAAGAGCCAGGACATGAAGAAGTTCATCTACCGCGTGCGCGGGGATGGACTGTATATCCTTGACATCAGGTCGACCGACGAGAGGATCAAGACCGCAGCAAAGTTCCTTTCGCAGTACGACGCCCCGAAGATCCTGGTCGTGGCCTCGAGACAGTACGCCCAGTACCCGGCGCGGAAGTTCGCCGAGAGCATCGGCGGGACGTCGGCCATCGGCCGGTACATCCCGGGAACCCTGACCAACCCGAACTTCAGGGGCTACATCGAGCCCGACGTCGTCGTGGTCACCGACCCGATGGGCGATGTCCAGGCTGTCAAGGAAGCAATCCAGAACGGGCTTCCGGTTGTCGGGCTCTGCGACACCAACAACATGACGAAGTACCTCGATCTGGTCATCCCGACGAACAACAAAGGGAGAAAGGCACTCTCGCTCATCTACTACCTGCTCACCAAGGAGATGCTCAGGATCCGCGGTGTTTCCACCTCCCTTACTCCCGAGGACTTCGAGACCGAGCTGTAA
- a CDS encoding 30S ribosomal protein S9, producing MVKVINTSGKRKTAIARATLKEGKGRVRINAVPLEIYGTELARMKISEPLFLAPNAIEDIDVTIEVNGGGFMGQAEAVRTALARGIVKWHNDPKIKDIFVTYDRTLLVNDSRQKEAKKPHGRGARAKFQKSYR from the coding sequence ATGGTAAAGGTCATTAACACGAGTGGAAAAAGGAAGACCGCGATCGCACGGGCAACCCTCAAGGAAGGAAAGGGCCGGGTTCGGATCAACGCCGTGCCCCTCGAGATCTACGGGACCGAACTGGCCCGCATGAAGATCTCCGAGCCTCTCTTCCTCGCACCGAACGCAATCGAGGACATCGACGTGACGATCGAAGTCAACGGCGGCGGGTTCATGGGCCAGGCCGAGGCAGTCAGGACCGCACTCGCCCGCGGCATCGTCAAGTGGCACAACGACCCGAAGATCAAAGACATCTTCGTCACCTACGACCGCACCCTCCTGGTCAACGATTCACGCCAGAAGGAAGCAAAGAAGCCGCACGGTCGTGGAGCACGGGCAAAGTTCCAAAAGTCTTATCGTTAA
- a CDS encoding 50S ribosomal protein L18e: MAKRTNQKTNPRLTHLIATLKDTARENDAKVWRAIAQNLESPSRNYAEVNIGKINRYAQDGETILVPGKVLGSGVLNQKVSVAALTFSESAVSKITGLDGSCMTIEELIQANPKGSGVRILR; encoded by the coding sequence ATGGCAAAGAGGACTAACCAGAAGACGAACCCGCGCCTGACGCACCTCATCGCGACGCTCAAAGATACCGCGCGCGAGAACGACGCGAAGGTCTGGCGGGCCATCGCACAAAATCTGGAGTCACCCAGCAGAAACTACGCTGAGGTGAACATCGGAAAGATCAATCGGTACGCCCAGGACGGCGAGACGATCCTGGTGCCCGGCAAGGTGCTCGGGAGCGGCGTGCTCAACCAGAAAGTATCGGTCGCAGCGCTGACCTTCTCCGAGTCGGCGGTCAGCAAGATCACCGGCCTTGACGGCAGCTGCATGACCATCGAAGAACTGATCCAGGCAAACCCGAAGGGCTCTGGCGTGAGGATTCTGAGGTGA
- a CDS encoding DNA-directed RNA polymerase subunit D, which yields MQIEFARIDDDAARFVLSDATPAFANALRRAMIGEVPTLAIEDIRIYDNSSVLFDEILAHRLGLIPIKTDLSRFVLQSECSCGGEGCPLCMVNFTMSVEGPRTVLSSDLISDDPDTKLVHDDIPIVKLFEGQKVVLEARAVLGIGKHHAKWQPTNACGYKEYPVITVSENCDGCGMCIDECPRGVLELKGRTMGVVEGKLEECSLCRLCEKACLTTGIGEEPAVTVTADSSRFIFVVESDGSIPVLTIIEKGLEFIRNQSTDLSDTLSEIAGVN from the coding sequence GAATTGATGATGACGCCGCTCGCTTTGTGTTGAGCGACGCCACCCCAGCGTTCGCCAATGCCCTGCGCCGTGCCATGATCGGTGAGGTGCCGACGCTCGCCATCGAAGATATCAGGATCTATGATAACTCCAGCGTACTCTTCGATGAGATTCTGGCACACAGGCTCGGATTAATCCCGATAAAGACTGACCTGTCCCGTTTTGTTCTCCAGAGCGAATGTTCCTGCGGCGGCGAAGGGTGCCCCCTCTGCATGGTGAACTTCACCATGAGCGTCGAGGGACCCAGGACCGTCCTCTCCAGCGACCTCATCTCAGACGACCCGGACACCAAACTGGTCCATGATGACATCCCCATCGTCAAACTCTTCGAGGGGCAGAAGGTCGTCCTTGAGGCTCGCGCCGTCCTGGGCATCGGGAAGCACCACGCCAAGTGGCAGCCGACCAATGCCTGCGGGTACAAAGAGTACCCGGTCATCACCGTCTCTGAGAACTGCGACGGGTGCGGCATGTGCATCGACGAGTGCCCACGCGGGGTACTCGAACTGAAGGGCCGGACGATGGGCGTGGTCGAAGGCAAACTTGAGGAGTGCTCGCTCTGCAGACTCTGCGAGAAAGCCTGCCTGACCACCGGCATCGGCGAAGAGCCCGCAGTCACGGTCACCGCAGACAGCTCACGGTTCATCTTTGTCGTGGAAAGCGACGGGTCCATACCTGTTCTGACAATAATCGAAAAAGGACTGGAATTCATCAGGAATCAGTCGACGGATCTCTCAGATACATTGAGTGAGATAGCCGGAGTGAATTAG
- a CDS encoding DNA-directed RNA polymerase subunit K produces MDPYTRYEKARIIGARALQVSMGAPVLIQTTSVDPLSIALEEFENDRIPITVKRKA; encoded by the coding sequence ATGGACCCATATACTCGCTATGAAAAAGCACGGATTATTGGAGCACGAGCGCTCCAGGTCTCCATGGGTGCCCCAGTCCTGATTCAAACCACCAGTGTCGATCCCCTCAGCATCGCACTCGAAGAATTCGAGAACGATCGGATCCCTATTACCGTAAAGAGAAAGGCGTGA
- the fni gene encoding type 2 isopentenyl-diphosphate Delta-isomerase translates to MQTPSRKLDHLQICCNTQVEAGRAGFEDVRLAHAALPELDLEGIRLQTRFLGAELGSPLFIAAMTGGHPATTEVNRRLARVAEEFRLGMGVGSQRAALEHPELEESFTVVRDEAPHAFLCANLGAVQLRDHGAEWAERAVEMIEADALCIHLNFLQEATQPEGDHDARGCLAAIADLCRDFRTPVILKETGAGITAETARLIWGAGAAAIDLGGAGGTSWAAVEVERTGGDEALKALGQRFLGWGIPTVVSLCEVAGSGPVIATGGVRSGIDIARALALGADLGGMALPLLKPAMESEDALEQTVRAFLRELRVAMFLTGSGSVRDLAQVRTYITGTTRQMLCE, encoded by the coding sequence ATGCAGACACCCTCCCGCAAACTCGACCACCTCCAGATCTGCTGCAACACACAGGTCGAGGCAGGAAGAGCCGGGTTCGAGGACGTCAGGCTCGCGCACGCGGCCCTCCCCGAACTCGACCTTGAGGGGATCAGACTGCAGACGCGTTTCCTGGGAGCAGAGCTTGGCTCCCCGCTCTTTATCGCCGCCATGACCGGTGGCCACCCGGCGACCACCGAGGTGAACCGGCGACTTGCACGGGTTGCCGAGGAGTTCAGACTCGGGATGGGGGTCGGTTCCCAGCGGGCCGCCCTCGAACACCCCGAACTCGAGGAGAGTTTCACGGTGGTCAGAGACGAGGCGCCGCACGCCTTCCTCTGCGCCAACCTGGGGGCGGTGCAGCTCCGCGACCACGGCGCCGAATGGGCCGAGCGGGCGGTCGAGATGATCGAGGCGGACGCCCTCTGTATCCACCTCAACTTCCTCCAGGAAGCGACCCAGCCCGAAGGCGACCACGATGCCCGCGGGTGCCTTGCCGCGATCGCAGACCTCTGCAGGGACTTCAGGACCCCGGTGATCCTCAAGGAGACCGGAGCCGGGATCACGGCGGAGACCGCACGTCTCATCTGGGGTGCGGGCGCGGCGGCGATCGACCTCGGCGGTGCGGGCGGCACCTCGTGGGCGGCGGTCGAAGTGGAGCGGACCGGCGGGGACGAAGCACTGAAGGCTCTCGGCCAGCGTTTCCTCGGATGGGGAATCCCGACCGTGGTAAGCCTCTGCGAGGTGGCCGGCAGCGGGCCGGTGATCGCCACCGGCGGCGTGAGAAGCGGGATCGATATCGCCAGGGCCCTCGCGCTCGGTGCAGACCTCGGGGGCATGGCCCTCCCCCTCCTCAAACCGGCAATGGAGAGCGAAGACGCGCTTGAACAGACAGTCAGGGCGTTCCTCCGGGAACTGCGGGTCGCAATGTTTCTGACCGGCTCGGGCAGTGTCCGGGACCTTGCACAGGTGCGGACCTATATCACCGGGACGACCAGGCAGATGCTCTGTGAATAA